A genomic region of Catalinimonas niigatensis contains the following coding sequences:
- a CDS encoding carboxylate-amine ligase, which translates to MQKRKPLHLFQAYGVELEYMIVDKNTLNVKPIADELLKAAAGDYVDEFENGPVTWSNELVRHVIELKCSQPSADLWKLGQDFATNIRQINQLLTRFDAKLMPSAAHPWMNPAEETQLWPYGNKEIYETYDRIFNCKGHGWSNLQSTHLNLPFSGDDEFARLHAAIRVLMPIMPALTASSPILESQYTGKLDKRLDYYQQNQKRIPQITGRVIPEQAFNKADYQKLIYDPITQAAKPLDKDNVLEAVWLNSRGAIARFDRGSIEIRILDIQESPMADLAILNLITHVLKMLIEGKLIGLEEQQQWTVDSLYTIFQNIIQDAENTNIENIDYLSLFQWKGSSARAKQLWMHLYKLVQKQYPEAMQPWTSSLDTILLRGSLGSRILNLADGIYNRENLKLIYGELCDCLEENETFETWHPMPLS; encoded by the coding sequence ATGCAAAAACGCAAGCCTCTTCATCTTTTCCAGGCATACGGAGTAGAACTGGAATACATGATTGTTGATAAAAATACCCTGAATGTCAAACCCATTGCGGATGAGTTACTGAAAGCTGCCGCAGGGGATTATGTTGATGAATTTGAGAATGGTCCGGTTACCTGGTCCAATGAATTGGTAAGGCACGTTATTGAACTTAAATGCAGCCAGCCTTCGGCTGATCTTTGGAAATTAGGGCAAGACTTTGCCACCAATATACGGCAAATCAATCAGTTGCTGACCCGCTTTGATGCTAAACTGATGCCTTCAGCAGCACATCCCTGGATGAACCCAGCTGAAGAAACACAGCTTTGGCCATATGGCAACAAAGAAATTTATGAAACCTATGACCGCATCTTTAATTGTAAAGGTCATGGCTGGTCTAATTTACAAAGTACTCACTTGAATTTACCTTTTTCAGGCGATGACGAATTTGCCAGATTACATGCAGCCATACGTGTTCTTATGCCTATCATGCCAGCTTTGACTGCCAGTTCACCTATACTGGAAAGTCAATACACTGGAAAATTAGATAAACGTCTGGACTATTATCAGCAGAATCAAAAGCGTATTCCTCAAATTACGGGCAGGGTAATTCCTGAGCAAGCTTTTAATAAGGCTGATTACCAAAAATTGATTTACGATCCTATCACTCAGGCCGCTAAACCCCTAGACAAGGATAATGTGTTGGAGGCCGTATGGTTAAATTCTCGTGGTGCCATTGCTAGATTTGACCGTGGTTCTATTGAAATCAGGATTTTGGATATTCAGGAAAGTCCAATGGCCGACCTGGCCATTCTCAATCTTATCACACATGTACTTAAAATGTTGATTGAAGGTAAACTTATTGGTTTAGAAGAGCAACAGCAATGGACAGTAGACTCGCTTTATACTATTTTTCAGAACATAATCCAGGATGCAGAAAATACAAATATTGAAAATATTGACTATTTGAGCCTTTTTCAATGGAAAGGCAGCTCTGCGAGAGCCAAACAACTGTGGATGCATCTTTATAAATTGGTGCAAAAACAGTACCCTGAAGCCATGCAACCCTGGACATCATCTTTGGATACAATCCTGCTGCGAGGCTCTTTGGGAAGCCGAATATTAAATTTAGCGGATGGCATTTACAACAGAGAAAATCTAAAGTTGATTTATGGTGAGCTCTGTGACTGCCTTGAAGAAAATGAGACTTTTGAAACATGGCATCCTATGCCCTTATCCTAA
- a CDS encoding RimK family protein has protein sequence MSKLIVTENPNNWKFQIDGVQVITPAEYFGESQLLKAKNTKILNFCRSYQYQSLGYYVSLLAEARGHKVMPRISVIQDFRYPSLIREDSLDFDELIQDAFKQVEDKTVEMRIYMGRTKQENFLKVSSILFNLLQTPLLKARFVQKEKKWLLQYIRPMNNADVPEEDKPLLNASLQAHFAGKKTFGSNVSRKKYDLAILINPDDKYPPSNEKAIQKFVKAADKTGFSIDLITKNDYGKLIQYDALFIRETTNVNHHTFRFAKKGESEGLVVIDDSDSILKCTNKVYLNEVLQANQIPTPKSLIVRKETPVSALYDFGFPLVLKQPDSCFSKGVVKINSEPELVPALQSLFQSSELLIAQEFMPTSFDWRIGIINNEPLYICKYFMARNHWQIINWSNARDKDGKAETVAMKDAPDALIQTALKATKLIGNSLYGVDIKEVNGKYYVIEVNDNPSIDSGIEDKMIKDQLYLRIMDTLFQSVKSN, from the coding sequence ATGTCTAAACTTATCGTAACAGAAAACCCAAACAACTGGAAATTTCAAATTGATGGCGTTCAGGTAATTACTCCCGCTGAATATTTCGGAGAATCTCAATTACTGAAAGCAAAAAACACTAAAATCCTCAACTTTTGCCGCTCCTATCAGTACCAAAGCCTGGGCTATTATGTGTCGCTCCTTGCTGAGGCCCGTGGTCACAAAGTGATGCCGCGTATTTCTGTGATTCAAGATTTCCGTTATCCTTCTTTGATTCGTGAGGATAGCCTTGATTTTGATGAACTGATTCAGGATGCATTCAAGCAGGTGGAAGATAAAACTGTGGAAATGCGCATTTACATGGGAAGAACCAAGCAGGAGAATTTCTTAAAGGTATCTTCCATCCTTTTTAACCTTTTACAGACTCCACTACTGAAAGCCCGCTTTGTTCAAAAAGAAAAAAAATGGTTGCTTCAGTATATCAGACCAATGAATAACGCTGACGTACCTGAAGAGGATAAACCTCTTCTGAATGCCTCCTTACAAGCTCACTTTGCAGGGAAAAAGACTTTTGGAAGTAATGTGTCACGTAAAAAATACGATCTGGCGATCCTGATCAATCCCGATGATAAGTACCCGCCATCCAATGAAAAGGCTATTCAAAAATTTGTGAAAGCGGCGGATAAAACCGGTTTTAGCATTGATTTGATTACCAAAAACGACTATGGTAAGCTGATACAATATGATGCACTCTTCATTAGGGAAACAACCAATGTAAACCACCATACCTTCCGCTTTGCAAAAAAAGGAGAATCAGAAGGACTGGTCGTCATTGATGATTCAGATTCTATCTTAAAATGTACCAACAAGGTATATCTTAATGAGGTGCTGCAAGCCAATCAGATTCCTACGCCAAAATCCCTGATTGTACGTAAAGAAACTCCTGTATCAGCACTTTATGATTTTGGCTTCCCTCTGGTACTGAAACAACCTGACAGTTGCTTCTCAAAAGGTGTAGTAAAGATCAATTCAGAACCTGAACTTGTACCTGCCTTGCAGAGCTTATTCCAAAGCTCCGAACTGCTGATTGCCCAGGAATTTATGCCTACTTCTTTTGACTGGAGAATCGGAATCATCAATAATGAGCCGCTTTACATCTGTAAATACTTTATGGCCCGCAACCATTGGCAAATCATTAACTGGAGCAACGCAAGAGACAAGGATGGTAAAGCAGAAACCGTTGCCATGAAAGATGCTCCTGATGCATTGATCCAAACCGCATTAAAAGCCACAAAATTAATCGGAAATAGCCTTTATGGGGTAGACATCAAAGAAGTAAACGGCAAATATTACGTCATTGAAGTAAACGACAATCCCAGTATTGACAGTGGGATTGAAGATAAAATGATTAAAGATCAGCTTTATCTCAGAATTATGGATACCCTCTTTCAAAGCGTCAAATCAAATTAA
- a CDS encoding C39 family peptidase, which yields MTVNIRPQPDDVTCGPTCLHALYNYYQDHIEMETVIAEVQQLKTGGTLAVYLGIHALQRGYQASIYTYNLHIFDPTWFAEGINLPIKLRQQASLKRQLRIKQATDAYLHFLQLGGRILYEELTPKLLKKYLVKQIPVLTGLSATYLYQCAREIPETNQYHDVKGEPSGHFVLIKGYDKETRMVYISDPLNPNPVANTVQHYQVSIDRLINAILLGIVTYDANLLIIKPKKS from the coding sequence ATGACAGTCAATATCAGACCTCAGCCCGATGATGTTACTTGCGGGCCTACCTGTCTGCATGCGTTGTACAACTACTATCAGGATCATATTGAGATGGAGACAGTGATTGCAGAAGTACAACAACTAAAAACCGGAGGCACATTGGCCGTGTATCTGGGTATACATGCACTACAGCGTGGATATCAGGCTAGTATTTACACTTATAATCTGCATATTTTTGATCCTACGTGGTTTGCTGAAGGTATTAATTTACCTATCAAATTAAGGCAACAGGCATCGCTGAAAAGACAATTGAGAATCAAACAAGCCACGGATGCTTATCTGCATTTTCTCCAGCTAGGAGGAAGGATTTTATATGAAGAATTAACACCCAAACTTTTAAAAAAATATTTAGTCAAACAAATACCTGTTTTGACAGGTCTTAGTGCTACCTATTTGTACCAATGTGCTCGTGAGATTCCTGAAACCAATCAATACCACGATGTGAAAGGTGAACCTAGTGGGCATTTTGTATTGATCAAAGGCTATGACAAAGAGACTCGTATGGTATACATTTCAGATCCACTAAATCCTAATCCCGTTGCCAATACCGTGCAACATTATCAGGTATCAATTGACAGGTTGATCAATGCCATCTTACTGGGCATTGTCACTTATGATGCAAATTTATTGATTATTAAGCCGAAAAAAAGTTAA